Below is a genomic region from Spirosoma radiotolerans.
CAGTATCCTGGGTATTATGGCCTATAACTTCCTGTTGCTGAGCCGGGATTCAGTCATGAGTGCGGTATGGCTCTTTGCCCGCGATACGTTTTTTATGGCGTTTATTTCGCTGATTTGCTGCTTTCTGCTGCTTTATCTGATTGGCCGAATTAACCACCGAATTAAATTCCTGCCGATCATATCGGTTCTTTTCCTGGTCTATGCCCTGGCCGAAATCAACCACCTGTCGTCTCTGTTGCTCATTCTTATTTTTGGCTTGTTCCTCAACAATACGGAGTTATTCATCCGGGGGCGGCTGAGCCTGATTCTTAAGAATGATCTGTTTGAGAAAGAGCTAGACCAACTCAAAAACCTGACGGCTGAAGGTTCGTTCGTTGTACGCACGTTCTTTTATCTGATTTTAGGTTACGCAGCTATTCCCCATGAATTAGTTGATGTCGACGCGCTGATTGTGAGTGCATTATTCGTGCTCATCATTATTGGCTGGCGCTGGGTAACGCTTCGGCTGACCTACTGGGGAACCTCAGGCGCCTTGTTGTGGGTGGCCCCTCGTGGCCTGATCACGCTTTTACTTTATTTGAACATTCCCGAAGATTTACGATTGCAGGGTTTCCGGGAAGGCATACCACTTCTGGTCGTTGTGTTGCTCTACCTGGTTGTTATGGCGGGCATAATGGGAAGCAGAAAGGTAAGGGAATGATGAATAAAAAATATTTATTTTATCATCACTCACCGTTCATCATTCCCTCATGTATTGCCAGAAAGCCCACCATCGGCGCGATTTTAAATAGGCTAAATTCTCTTCGTTGGCGAATGCTTCCCGCTCAAAGCTGATGTTTCGATAAGCCTGATAATGCTGACCATATTGCAACCGACGAATGAGGTATTCAAGGACATACCAGATGTAGAACAAGACAACACCCAGTTCGGCCTGCTGGCGCAAATGAATTCGTTCGTGATTAAGGAGAACAGGCCCTGGATTTGCCTGTTTCACTAAAATAAATGGAAACAAGGCCATTCCATCCGGACCCAGTGACGCAAGGCGAATGACGAACATAGACGCGGGTAGGTTCATAAGCGGCTAACAAGAATTAAGACAAAATGGCTCATTATGGCAAGTATACTCACTATTCTCTTTGTAATCGGTTACCTGTTGATTACCCTTGAACATTCCATTAAGATTAACAAGACGGCCACGGCGCTCATTACCGGTATCTTATGCTGGGCCACTTATGCGCTCATGGCAACCGAAGCCGAAGCTGTTGGGCATCAACTGGAGCATCACCTGACAGATACAGCTGAGATTCTGTTTTTTCTGATGGGAGCCATGACGGTTGTCGAACTGATCGATGTACACGACGGATTTACGCTCATTACGGATCGTATTGCCAGCCGAAATATTCGCACCTTATTCTGGATTGTGAGTCTGCTCGCCTTTTTCTTGTCGGCTTTGTTAGATAACCTCACGACCTCCATTGTTATGGTGTCGGTTGCCCGTAAACTGATTCGGGATACGGAAGATCGGCACATGATGGCGGGTATGATTATCCTGGCGGCCAATGCGGGGGGCGCCTGGTCGCCCATTGGCGACGTTACGACAACCATGCTCTGGATTGGCGGCCAAATTACGACGACTCATATTATCAGTACGGTGTTGCTGCCCAGCCTGGTTTCTTTACTGGTGCCGTTGGTAATACTGACGCGATTCTATAAATCCAGGTCTGAAGAAAAACCAATAACGGCGAAGTCGGGAATTAGTCGTCCCTACGTCACGCCTATGTCTCGGCGTGACCGGCGAATCATGCTGGCTATTGGGTTGGGCGGTATGCTGTTCGTGCCTATTTTTAAGACAATTACCCACTTGCCACCCTACATGGGCATGATGCTGGTGCTTGGTTGCATTTGGGTGGCCTCGGAGATTATACATAGTGACAAAGACGAAGCGGAGCGGAAAAAGTTTACGGCCTCTTATGCACTAAGCCGGATCGACACGCCCAGTATTCTCTTCTTTCTCGGCATACTGCTCGCTGTTGGGGCGCTGGAGTCGACGGGTGTACTGCGGTCGCTGGCCGACTCCTTGAGCCAGGCCGTTGGTAATCTGGACAGTATTGTTCTGCTCATTGGCGTTGCCTCGGCCGTGGTCGATAATGTGCCCATCGTAGCTGCAGCTATGGGAATGTATGATATGCAAACCTATGCCGTCGATAATAAACTATGGATGTTTCTGGCCTATTGTGCCGGCACGGGCGGCAGTCTGCTGCTGATTGGCTCGGCGGCTGGTGTAGCGGTTATGGGCATGGAAAAGCTGTCGTTTGGCTGGTATCTGCGCAAGGTAAGCTGGCTCGCCCTGATTGGCTATGTAGCCGGAGCCTTGATCTTTCTTGCTCAGTTTGCGCTCTTGTCCTGATTGATGAAGCGTCGACGGAGCCTATTGCTGTTCCTGGTGCTATGTTGTATCTTTGATAGACACATTCGCTGAAATAATATGAAAAAGCTAGTATTATTTGTTGGAGTGGTAGCCGTGTGCTGGCAATCGGCTCTGGCCCAAACAACCCCAACGGCCGAAGAGGTAATCGACAAATACATTGCAGCCATTGGCGGTAAAGATGCCTTAATGAAAGTGACTGACATGACCACCAGCATGTCCAGTGAAGGGCAGATGGGCGCCATTTTGATCACGCGGAAACAGAAACTACCGAACAAGTTCTCGATGGTCATTAACGCCAACGGTATGGAAGTAATGCGGCAGACGGGCGATGGCTCGAAGGTGGCTATGGGTGGCATGCAGGGAAGTCGTACCCTTGAGGGACCAGCTGCTCAACAGATGACAGCCACTAATACCATCTTTCCTGAGTTGCATTACGCCGAAAATGGCGTGAAAACGACGCTGGTCGGACCTGAAAAAGTAGATAATAAAGACACCTACAAACTTAGCCACACGACCTCTGATGGATCGGCTACCTGGACCGATAACTTCGATGCGACGACGGGGCTCAAAGTACAATCTGTGATGACGGGCAAATCGCAGAAAGGCGAAGCGATGATGTCGACAATGGTCTACTCTGATTATAAAGACGTAAACGGTATCAAATTTCCGATGACGATCCAGCAGCAGTCGCCCCGTGGTCCTATGACCATGACCATCGACAACGTGAAGATCAATAAAGGCCTGAAAGATTCAGATTTTACGGTAAAGTAATTATGGGATCAAGCGAAAATCTTTGACAAAGCCGAGACCCATAGTTGCTTGATTCTCTGAGTTACCCGCATTGTTAACGTTCAACTCAATCTATGTCCGGCCAATGAAAAGCCGATGGAGTTCACCCATCGGCTTTTCATTGGCTGAACCGTTTAAATTGTATCAGGCTGGTATCGGGAGTTGGACAACAACCTGCGTTGTGCTTAGGTCCAGGCTCTCGATATGAAGAGAGCCTTTATTGAATTCTAACAGCTTGTTGGTAATGGCGATGCCTAATCCGAAGCCCTGCTGCTCATACCGGGAACGGTCGAATTGCCGGTAGGGCGCTGTTTGTTTAATATCGTCCTGATGAAAAGGCTGCCCATGATTCAGGAAGGTCAATTCATAATAGTCTGGTTTTAATCGACCCGTTATGTGAATCGACTGATCATCAGCCGAAAACTTAATGGCATTATCCGTTAGTTCTTCCAGAATGATAGCCAGGTTTTCATCCGAAATTACCAGTTGTGCACTCTCTACATTAAGCTGACACGGGATTTGTCGATTTTGACGATAGCCTGCCGAAAGCAAATGTTTGTTAAATACATCGGCAGTAATTTCGGAACGACCAGTACTGAAAAAACTGTAGGCTGTATCCGCAGGATCAATGGTCTGCAGTCGGGTAATCAGTCGGTTATTGTCCAGAGATCGTTTTAGGCGCAGGCAATTAACTTTGATCATGTCCAGCATCGACAAATTCTCG
It encodes:
- a CDS encoding cation:proton antiporter translates to MDSSILIIVLSLSVLISYGFDLFSSRFKTPSVLLLLLLGMLTRQATQYFDVQVPYVNAILPTLGTLGLILIVLEGGLDLELHTDRLSVLRRTLLASLLAIAGGTLLMAGMLYLLLNDSFYHCLIAALPFSIISSTVTVQRVDQLSGGQREYAVYESAFASILGIMAYNFLLLSRDSVMSAVWLFARDTFFMAFISLICCFLLLYLIGRINHRIKFLPIISVLFLVYALAEINHLSSLLLILIFGLFLNNTELFIRGRLSLILKNDLFEKELDQLKNLTAEGSFVVRTFFYLILGYAAIPHELVDVDALIVSALFVLIIIGWRWVTLRLTYWGTSGALLWVAPRGLITLLLYLNIPEDLRLQGFREGIPLLVVVLLYLVVMAGIMGSRKVRE
- the nhaD gene encoding sodium:proton antiporter NhaD, which produces MASILTILFVIGYLLITLEHSIKINKTATALITGILCWATYALMATEAEAVGHQLEHHLTDTAEILFFLMGAMTVVELIDVHDGFTLITDRIASRNIRTLFWIVSLLAFFLSALLDNLTTSIVMVSVARKLIRDTEDRHMMAGMIILAANAGGAWSPIGDVTTTMLWIGGQITTTHIISTVLLPSLVSLLVPLVILTRFYKSRSEEKPITAKSGISRPYVTPMSRRDRRIMLAIGLGGMLFVPIFKTITHLPPYMGMMLVLGCIWVASEIIHSDKDEAERKKFTASYALSRIDTPSILFFLGILLAVGALESTGVLRSLADSLSQAVGNLDSIVLLIGVASAVVDNVPIVAAAMGMYDMQTYAVDNKLWMFLAYCAGTGGSLLLIGSAAGVAVMGMEKLSFGWYLRKVSWLALIGYVAGALIFLAQFALLS
- a CDS encoding hybrid sensor histidine kinase/response regulator, giving the protein MQKLLLIEDETLIRENLAELLTLNGFTVYTASNGNEGIKQATQQQPDLILCDIMMSEMDGFQTLEVIRANPLLSNTPFLFLTAKADMTDTRKGMALGADDYLTKPFTMDTLLTAIRTRLQREAQRKAHTHTLLQEQLRAMTNLSTHEYNTPLTGILGFTSLLIDYYGEFSRAENLSMLDMIKVNCLRLKRSLDNNRLITRLQTIDPADTAYSFFSTGRSEITADVFNKHLLSAGYRQNRQIPCQLNVESAQLVISDENLAIILEELTDNAIKFSADDQSIHITGRLKPDYYELTFLNHGQPFHQDDIKQTAPYRQFDRSRYEQQGFGLGIAITNKLLEFNKGSLHIESLDLSTTQVVVQLPIPA